A genome region from Fervidobacterium changbaicum includes the following:
- a CDS encoding SIS domain-containing protein, which produces MSSFKTYDEITKVGKLFEIVDELTPPQFESGKRYIFIGCGSSYNAGLIVSEVMTRYGFTAKAITAGEVLIKEMVEELVSNFDHAILISRTGFTTETVKVAKMLKGRIRTLGVTCDKNTPLAAACDSTYELDFAHEESVIMTASFSAILRLFLNAIKQIDVNPEEYLKKFDEKTSEQIVSNKSHFVFLGYRERYYMARESALKVQELSLDHTEFHETLEYRHGPIALLSEKSHVVIFSEFRNPSPLEEDLANDIINRGASAEIITSCTDESLFEVQVLNLYSQILGYKRAIHKGLNPDKPHGLTKFVSLEDL; this is translated from the coding sequence ATGTCGAGTTTCAAGACTTACGATGAAATAACGAAAGTAGGCAAGCTCTTTGAAATCGTCGATGAGTTAACACCCCCACAGTTTGAAAGTGGAAAAAGATACATATTCATAGGCTGTGGTAGTTCGTATAACGCCGGACTAATAGTATCGGAAGTTATGACCAGGTACGGTTTCACTGCAAAAGCCATAACAGCCGGTGAGGTATTGATCAAAGAAATGGTCGAAGAGTTAGTTAGTAATTTTGACCATGCCATTTTGATTTCCCGAACAGGTTTTACAACCGAGACAGTAAAGGTTGCTAAAATGCTGAAGGGAAGGATTCGAACGCTTGGAGTCACATGCGATAAGAACACGCCGTTAGCTGCTGCTTGTGACTCAACGTACGAACTGGATTTCGCTCATGAAGAATCCGTAATCATGACCGCAAGTTTTTCGGCAATACTTAGGCTCTTTTTGAACGCTATTAAGCAAATTGACGTCAACCCTGAAGAATATCTTAAGAAATTCGATGAAAAGACCTCCGAGCAGATAGTTTCTAACAAGAGCCATTTTGTGTTCTTGGGTTATCGAGAACGTTACTATATGGCCAGAGAGAGTGCTTTGAAGGTCCAAGAGCTATCGCTTGATCACACCGAATTTCACGAAACACTCGAGTATCGTCACGGTCCGATCGCACTACTTTCCGAAAAATCCCACGTTGTGATTTTCTCCGAATTCCGAAATCCAAGTCCACTTGAAGAAGATTTAGCTAATGACATCATCAACCGTGGGGCGAGTGCTGAAATTATAACCTCATGCACGGACGAATCGCTTTTTGAAGTACAGGTTCTAAATTTATACAGCCAAATTCTAGGATACAAACGGGCCATACACAAAGGTCTGAACCCTGACAAACCTCACGGACTCACAAAGTTTGTCTCACTTGAAGACTTATGA